In Pedobacter sp. W3I1, one DNA window encodes the following:
- a CDS encoding ABC transporter permease, whose product MHALYISLVSEFYKSRKTLAFWAAILLPVIICGLISFGFYSDAEKIIANHYPPMILWAHYSGAALGVMGFLIMPFYVIFMAFSVNNIEHKNDTWKMLFAQPLNKFSIYAAKYLYAVLLILICLFLFATLTYAFGYLLQALVPKFNFNQYNPLNILINSYAKLFLSSLGILSLQFILSLLWSDFLKPMGIGFVGTIMGIITANVGWKYAYLIPYSLPALSLKMTRVKKGGNPLDFPIFTQEIWISLIYAAILFIIGYFIVTKKSIK is encoded by the coding sequence ATGCACGCTCTTTATATTTCTTTAGTATCAGAATTTTACAAATCCAGAAAAACCTTAGCTTTCTGGGCAGCCATATTATTACCAGTTATTATTTGTGGGTTAATCAGCTTTGGTTTTTATTCCGACGCTGAGAAAATCATCGCCAACCATTATCCTCCAATGATATTATGGGCACATTACAGTGGTGCAGCACTCGGCGTAATGGGATTTTTGATCATGCCCTTCTATGTCATATTCATGGCTTTCTCAGTCAATAATATCGAACATAAAAACGATACCTGGAAAATGTTATTTGCCCAGCCCTTAAATAAATTTTCGATTTATGCTGCAAAATACCTGTATGCGGTATTGTTAATATTGATCTGCCTATTCTTATTTGCTACACTTACCTACGCATTCGGTTATTTGTTACAGGCATTAGTCCCAAAGTTTAATTTTAATCAATACAACCCTTTAAATATTCTAATCAACTCTTACGCTAAATTATTTTTATCTTCTCTAGGCATTTTATCGCTACAGTTTATACTAAGTTTACTCTGGAGCGATTTCCTAAAACCGATGGGAATTGGCTTTGTTGGAACGATAATGGGCATCATTACGGCAAATGTAGGTTGGAAATACGCTTACCTGATCCCTTATTCATTACCTGCTTTGTCTTTAAAGATGACGAGGGTAAAAAAAGGAGGTAATCCGCTGGATTTTCCGATTTTTACGCAGGAAATATGGATAAGTCTGATCTATGCTGCTATTCTTTTCATCATTGGCTATTTTATCGTAACCAAAAAGAGCATCAAGTAA
- a CDS encoding ABC transporter ATP-binding protein codes for MGNYAIETIGLNFNFGNQVIVKDLSLQVPKGSIYGFLGPNGAGKTTTIKILLNLLKSPSDQVFIFGKEINSNRIATLKRIGALVEQPAIYGHLTGKENLINRCILLGIKKTKADEMLSLVGLAEAANKKASKYSLGMKQRLGIAQALISDPELLLLDEPTNGLDPNGIIEVRNLMIDLATNHQKTILVSSHLLAEIERTATHVGIINKGQLLFQGTINELHLLSKPMLEIEVDKIESASSFLTKSGYEVAAKTDKVITLPFTSPQQSGELNTLLIQNGFTVSSLYQQRKDLENLFLDITKTN; via the coding sequence ATGGGTAATTACGCTATCGAAACTATAGGTTTAAACTTTAACTTCGGCAACCAGGTTATTGTAAAAGATCTGTCCTTACAAGTACCAAAAGGCAGTATATACGGTTTCTTAGGCCCCAATGGAGCTGGAAAAACAACCACCATAAAAATCCTGCTGAACCTGCTAAAGTCACCATCTGACCAGGTTTTTATATTTGGTAAAGAAATAAACAGTAATCGCATAGCGACCCTTAAGCGCATAGGCGCTTTAGTAGAACAACCTGCTATTTATGGTCATTTAACAGGCAAAGAAAACCTCATTAACCGCTGTATTTTATTAGGCATAAAAAAAACAAAAGCTGATGAAATGCTGTCGCTGGTGGGTTTGGCAGAAGCAGCAAATAAAAAAGCCAGTAAATATTCATTAGGCATGAAACAAAGGCTAGGCATTGCACAGGCACTAATTTCAGATCCAGAATTATTATTACTGGATGAGCCTACAAATGGTTTAGATCCAAATGGTATCATCGAGGTCCGGAACCTGATGATTGATTTAGCTACAAATCACCAAAAAACAATATTGGTTTCAAGCCACTTATTGGCAGAAATAGAAAGAACAGCAACCCATGTTGGCATTATAAACAAAGGTCAATTATTATTTCAGGGCACGATTAACGAACTTCATTTACTGAGCAAACCTATGCTCGAAATCGAAGTCGACAAGATTGAAAGTGCAAGTTCCTTTTTAACAAAGTCGGGTTATGAAGTTGCGGCAAAAACAGATAAGGTAATTACTCTACCCTTTACTTCACCGCAACAAAGTGGAGAACTCAATACATTACTTATCCAAAATGGTTTTACGGTGAGCAGCCTTTATCAGCAACGAAAAGATCTCGAAAATTTATTCCTGGATATAACCAAAACAAACTAA
- a CDS encoding response regulator transcription factor yields the protein MINNILLQENHGSISEREVEIVHLLSMGYNSKEIGEMLFISEHTVNTHRRNMVRKLNLKNSYQLIVWAFKERILSL from the coding sequence ATGATAAACAATATCCTACTACAGGAAAATCACGGTTCGATTAGCGAAAGGGAAGTTGAAATTGTACACCTGTTATCAATGGGTTACAACAGTAAAGAAATTGGCGAAATGCTTTTCATCAGCGAACATACAGTTAATACGCACCGAAGAAATATGGTAAGAAAACTTAATCTAAAAAACTCTTATCAATTAATTGTTTGGGCGTTCAAGGAAAGAATACTATCTCTTTAG